In Musa acuminata AAA Group cultivar baxijiao chromosome BXJ2-8, Cavendish_Baxijiao_AAA, whole genome shotgun sequence, one genomic interval encodes:
- the LOC135619902 gene encoding uncharacterized protein LOC135619902, translating to MDLWQRAKGFAEEAAKRSQEISKEAAKRSQEFTKGAARFSQEFVSETAKKSKEIASEAAKKADLLRSEALRAAEQIKTLAVDIPIPMPPVLGQGSNAAVVPEPRSDLERFGVTEELREFVKGITISTFRDFPMQDEPETSDVPTVSNVRQDLNEWQARHATLVLSTVKEISNFRYELCPRYMKERKFWRIYFILVDSHVALYEKQYMEELKKKEEQKQIDSVKENPTALPPTLPDAKETILPKSSTSLTAEDLDAFLLGDLGSDDEGLDDGKDGLDDDFDKIGSTSGLDSDSEKI from the exons ATGGATCTGTGGCAGCGGGCGAAGGGCTTCGCCGAGGAGGCGGCGAAGCGGTCGCAGGAGATCTCCAAGGAGGCGGCGAAGCGGTCGCAGGAGTTCACCAAGGGGGCCGCCAGGTTCTCGCAGGAGTTCGTCTCCGAGACGGCCAAGAAATCCAAGGAGATCGCTTCGGAGGCTGCCAAGAAGGCGGACCTGCTCCGGTCCGAGGCCCTCCGCGCCGCCGAACAGATCAAGACCCTCGCGGTCGACATCCCCATCCCGATGCCGCCCGTCCTGGGCCAGGGGTCCAATGCGGCTGTTGTCCCTGAACCCAGGTCGGATCTCGAGAGGTTCGGGGTCACCGAAGAGCTGAGGGAGTTCGTGAAGGGGATCACGATCAGTACTTTCAGGGATTTCCCCATGCAAG ATGAGCCGGAGACATCAGACGTTCCCACTGTGTCGAATGTGAGGCAGGATCTTAATGAATGGCAAGCAAGACATGCTACCCTTGTTCTGTCAACAGTGAAG GAAATATCAAATTTCAGGTATGAACTGTGCCCACGATATAtgaaggaaagaaaattctggcgGATATATTTTATTCTTGTGGATAGTCATGTGGCTCT CTACGAAAAGCAGTACATGGAGGagttgaagaagaaagaagaacaaaAGCAAATTGATAGTGTCAAGGAAAATCCAACAGCTCTCCCACCTACTTTACCAGACGCAAAAGAAACGATACTGCCAAAGTCTTCTACCTCACTAACTGCAGAAGATTTGGATGCATTTCTTCTTGGAGATCTTGGAAGTGATGATGAGGGTCTCG ATGATGGCAAAGATGGTTTGGATGATGATTTTGACAAGATTGGGAGCACCTCG GGCTTAGATAGTGATAGTGAGAAAATCTAA